tcatggctggaataaggaccagaaagctggatcagggaagagagtagctcccaaatatgggaaatgtgcataaatattcttatttatgtattatttattttggaaagagacagaaagaaaatgaatgggaaaggggagatagaaagggagagagacagagctctCACGAAGCTTCCCTGCTACAGGGGGGAACCAAACGCTTGGCCCagtatccttgtgcactataaatgtgtgcacacaaccaggtacaccaccacccagccccccccccaaataaaacttCTTTATCTCGTCATATATCAATGGGTATTTCAGTTGCTTCCATACTTTGACTATTGTAGCACAGCTTTTTGTATAAACAATGCTTTGGAGGTAAAAAGGAAATAAGGACTGGGATCCAATCCCAGAAATCACTTGGGCATGGCCCCATGGAGCCTGTACTCTCCTCACCACATTTTACCCTGAGCCTCTCCATCCACAACCAGCTCCCTGACAGGAATTTCAGGCACCTCACAGGCCACAGGCCTATACAGAGGAGGGTAATTATCAGAGAAACAGTATACTTCTCAGAGAAGAAAACTAGAGGAGTTAAGGTTCAATATCCCAAAAGACACTCCAATGGCAAAGGTTCCCTGAATCCCCCAGACATTCATGAAAGTTGAAGGTGGAGAAGAAGAGGGCAGTGACTCAGACAGGTCAGCTTCAATTCTCAGTGTCACCTCATCCCTCTCTTGTAGAAGAAACTGCCCCAGCTCCCGCAGAGGCTCCTGCCCCAGATGCTCCTGTCCAGGATACTCCTGCTGAACAGGCTCCTGCCTCAGAAGCTCCTTCCCAGGATACTCCTGCTGAACAGGCTCCTGCCTCAGAAGCTCCTTCCCAGGATACTCCTGCTGAACAGGCTCCTGCCTCAGAAGCTCCTTCCCAGGATACTCCTGCTGAACAGGCTCCTGCCTCAGAAGCTCCTTCCCAGGATACTCCTGCTGAACAGTCTCCTGCCTCAGATGCTCCTGTCCAGGATTCTCCTGCTGAACAGGCTCCTGCCTCAGAAGCTCCTTCCCAGGATACTCCTGCTGAACAGTCTCCTGCCTCAGAAGCTTCTTCCCAGGATACTCCTGCTGAACAGGCTCCTGCCTCAGAAGCTCCTTCCCAGGATACTCCTGCTGAACAGGCTCCTGCCTCAGAAGCTCCTTCCCAGGATACTCCTGCTGAACAGGCTCCTGCCTCAGAAGCTTCTTCCCAGGAGTCAGCCGAGGAaactttggaagaaaaaaaaaatttcatagaAAAAGTGGGTAAGTACATTATATGCTCTCAAAATATTCCAGAGGTGTCTCCTATACCAATCTCACATGATACCTCCACCCACAAAGACAAACCTAGGGAGAATCAGACTATTCATCACCTGAACACAAAGGCACAAGGACGGAATAACTGTTCATTGCaaaaccccacccacccacccgcccaCCCACACAGTTTCTGCAGTAGCAGTTTCTTCTGCCTGCCCTATATGTGGTATCCTTCCTGGCCACCTATATACTCCTGTGAGTGACAACCTGGGACCTCAATAAAACTTTTCTATTTTAGAGATTTGTATGAGGTGAGGGAAGTGGTAAGAAGGGAGGAgagtctttctcataaaattagATGCCTTCTTTGTTGATATGATTCTTCAACTGTGAAATTAGGATCCATTTTCAAGGACAACATAGAAAAACTAAAGGATGCAAAAGCCAAAATTGAGGaacatataaaagaaaaacatgaagctaataaagaaaaatttaaaggtaAGTTCAAGTCATGGTGAAGCCTGTGGGAATATGAATACTTACTAGCCACCAGCCATATAGGTATGAGGCGGGTGAGATAATCATACCATATAACCACCCCACAAAGAGACCTTACcccccatttaaaattttttaatgtttatttatttactggatagagacagccagaaatcaagaggaaggaggaaagagagggggagagagacagagagatacccgcaacactgcttcaccactcgtgaaaatttccccctgcatatggggaccaggggcttgaacccaggtccttgagtactgtaacatgtgcacttaaccaggtaagccaccatactctcccccccccatttaataTCATATTCTTCATCCATATTCACCTGTTAGACTGGCCTTATACCAGATTCCCTCTGGCAACTAACTCACAGGCTTCCCAGTACTgagtctcctttcttttttcacaaAGTTGATCCAGTGGGGAAGAGAGGAGGTCTTCAACCTTAGGTGAATCTAACTTCCATGCCTCTGACTTTGGCATAAGTGCCTCCAGAGGCTCTGTAAGGAGAAGTCTTCAGAGTGAGGATAATGGGAAGGGTAGGGCCAGTACCTGGAGCCCTTCACTAATCTCATGTACACTCCCCCCCACACTTTCTTCCAGATATTCTGCGTCGTTggggaaaataaaatagagtcTCTAACCTCAAACCCTTGTATGTTTGCAATCCAGAACAATTAAACTTAATGCATCCACTTTGCTGTGTGCCTGTCTTCTGTGGGGGGTGGGACCCTAGACTGTCAGATGGCACTGGATGTTCGGCCCAGGCCTTAGGCCCATCACAGTCTGCTTTGAGGACAAGTGCTTTTAGTCCCACTGATGCCCATGTATATGTGTCAAATACCACTCTATTTCTGGGATTCTTCCTTATTCTTCACAAAAGGATCATAATGGCATTGCAcacttctaaaattaaaaatcaacctCCAAAGATTTATCATCCTGACAATACCCAAATCCTGAGCCATTGCTACTTAGTAGTATCTTTGTTAAAAATGCatgcctccttcttcttcttctagcatttgcccttcttccgtagccagtcaacagcgtcaggttgagcctgatgtaaagtttcgagacctcctttgaatctggagaggtggcagtcgactTCCTTTCTCCATTGAACCAAAGTGAATGCCGCGACTAGTTACATCTAGTTAGTAAGAAATCACCTTTGGGATAACTAGTACttgataaaagaaagagagagagagaaaaaaaaataaataggaggaAGATAAATTACAGTTACATGTGACTATTCTGCATCCCTTGTGTCTCTTCACCATGCTGGTGGGCTACACTTTGCACACCAGTGAACAGGAAATGATTATGTTTTAGGGGAAGGAGAACAATCATTCTGCCAGTCCTGTCCCCAAAGAAAAGAAGTGGTTGGATATCTGCTCCTCACATCCTAAAGACATTGATTTATCtgatccctcccttctctccttggGCTGGGGCACAGTCAACCTAcactctactttttctttttcactttttaaaaaagattttatttatttattaatgagaaagataggcagagagagaaagaaccagacatcactctggcacatgtgctgccggggatcgaactcaggaccttatgcttgagagtccaaagctttatcactatgcTGTTGTTTTAAtcgagctggcttcacgggcgggtaacagagactcgaggacacacggctgggctgagaagctgtatatctttattcacaaacgggcaaatcaccacaccatgtgcttttctccatcatcctctctccgctgctgctgctgggactctggacgtccttacggggcagggagaaagcgggCACGAAAcgagcaagggccaaaccatttctctcagaggtagggggaagggggacaaaccaacacgaagaataccaacatattcccccttttcttttcttttctttttttttttaagattttatttatatcttcatgagaaagataggaggagagaaagaaccagacatcactctggcacatgtgctgccggggaccaaacccaggacctcatgcttgagagtccaaagctttatcactgtgccacctcccggaccaccctccttttctttttaactaaatgaccacagtatcaggggtgtggggtgaacagaaacctatatcatacaggcattttcaaaaaagaaactggcacaaacatggagaaacatgtaagcgagtaacaagaaccagtgtgctgccaagggaaagcctgagggggccattttttgcctcggggcaaaactttatcagcttaaaaaaaacatttcctgcctttgGGGGGGCGTACTTggctcgacgggcattttctagcatggggggagggtgaggcctagagtcccaaggcatggctgcagtcagtctttgagaaacccagcagcataaaggaagctgctagttttgtgcaaagtgtccgaggtgtaccagtgagtccgatagaagtgtccaaagcagatgtccaccgaagaattgccaaggggtgaattgttgtacgtctgtctcgatggggaatgtcagccatcgaaattctgcttttctgtagagaacttgacagctgcaatttacttactatgaaacaaacttgtagcaggttagaagtttaccacaatttatAACTCTATTACAgttgttagcataaccatagcacaatctaatgtttttaactgagaaggaatttgagagttttacatatcaacagcatctttttaaccttttgttacacccattcaagatggagacacaccctaggtgtgtgcaggtcttctttagaccaacttagttaaaatatattgattgttaactaatttttacctcagactttaaatgtaagttaattttatctttatgagaattacgttgaaacctttttcatttaactttgcctggtaagaatttagccttaaagttatacttttaaccttaaagttaatgttaccaaactttaaacacacacatacacatggtcttcaatacacaaggagagaaacttttgttacgaagacatgtcattttaaacatgaatttagatctgtacagTCTTAGCTGTTctgggagtgcattgtccagtggtggcctcttgggcagctccacttctaggaattgtaagttgcgatctctgcacgaatccctgcatattctagctcgtctgccttcagacccaagctggagatctcggccagggggcccagttttggcagggagcccgaggTCTCCAGGGggaccgggatctgtccagactttatAGCACGAGGATGGGCAGGCCAGCCGTggagaaggcgtgggccgaggtgccccggggtggcggccatgataggccgccgcggccctgccccatggccctgccatgtctgctgccctgctcccagcggccaagcagcgtggagggagctggcgcccaatgccccgcgccacgcggcagaaagcgggctcatgtgggctggcgttgggctcctgcaggctggcattgggctcctgcgggctggcattgggctcctgtgggctgatGTTGgacggaaaccacagagtggtccagagataaatgttccagaaacagcgaaacagtctcgtgaagaaagggcagacgcctttggagatctcttcacaagcagaagagaaggccatagtgcataggtagccaaattgtcttcacttatctgagagatgcgcaggtccggtcccacattGTAGGCGCCACTTGTTGTTTTAAtcgagctggcttcacgggcgggtaacagagactcgaggacacacggctgggctgagaagctgtatatctttattcacaaacgggcaaatcaccacaccatgtgcttttctccatcatcctctctccgctgctgctgctgggactctggacgtccttagcatacagggcagggagaaagcgggcacgaaactagcaagggccaaaccatttctctcagaggtagggggtagggggacaaaccaacacgaagaataccaacactacgccacctcccggaccactctttttcactttttaaagtcattttactGAGGGAAATAATAGTTTACAGGACAGGTGTTGATATATGAGTACAgtctcttatctccctgtgataggtgtctgcacaccagtcccaccaccaacccaagtctctctacatatgtatatacatatatatgttgatATGATTCTTCAAGTGTGAAATTAGGTTCCATTATCAAGGACGAGACAGCAAAGCTGAAGGATACAAATGAATAGTGATGACATCTACATCATCAACTGGAAGAGACCCTGGCAGCTTGTGCCACTGCAGTCACTGAAAGCCTGGCTGATGTCAGCAACACTGGCCAGTGAGCAGTGCCAGAGTTTGCCACAGCCACTGGAACCAATCCTGCTGCTGGTCACTTCTCTTCTGAGACCTTCAGTAGCCAGATCCGGGCAGCCTTTGGGGAGCCCAGACTTCTGGTGGTTCCTCAGGCCAGGCCTGACCACCAGCCTCTCATAGAGGCGTGTTATATTAATCTTCCACCACTGCTCTGTGTAACACCCTCCTCTGCACCATGTGGACATCGCTATGCCCTCCTACAACAAAGGGGCTCACTCTGTGGGTCTCCTAGAGCCCAGGAAGTTCTGTGCATGTGTGGTATCAACCACATGAGAAGTCATGCCTGATCTCCACTTCTACAGAGATCCTGGAGAGACTGAAGAGGAAGAACAGCTGATGCCAAAAAGGGTGTCACTACGGAGGAATTCTGGGTGAATGAAACTTCCAGCTCCCAAGTTCTGCAAACCGGTCTACAGCTCCCACTCCTCAGCTTTCTGCATGGCATGTTCTTGAGCTATTCTTTCCCTGACTttcaaacagaaaataaataaaatcgtttCTAAAATTAAAGAGAAGAGACCAACAGGTGTCTCATGTAGTATTGGTGTGTGTATCTTGCCATGCAtgtaacctaggttcaagccccagtatcaCAAGGTAGTAACATGAAACTGAGGGAAAGAAACTCTTTttattctctcctcctcctcccccccccgcatgcatgtgtgcgtgtgtgtgtgcgagtctgaaattttaaaagaatagaaagttggcctaggagtggtgaaatcacacaaggGTGAGACCTTAGAACCCCTCtcccaataaaacaaaataaaaatgaacacaatACCTTGCCCCAAAGAAACAGATTTAAACTTTGCCTCCTGTTCCTGTCTCTTTGTTAGTTAACCACAATAAATCTCTTTACTTTTGCAAAATCCAGTGTGACAAGGACCATTTCTTTGCAGATCAAGGAATAAGCTTGGTTACAGTCTGGCTACAGATTCTCCTAACCCCTAGTTCTAGTGGACTCAGAAACTTCAACACATCTTATTTATTTGCAGTCTTATTGGGGTATAGTTGACATTTTGAATTATGAACATATAAGATTTATAATATGAAAGCTTCATATACACATATAGTTAAAAGGTTACAAGTTTAGTTAACATATCTTATTTTTAGTtaacatgtctgtgtgtgtgtgttcagaactcctttttttaaatttttatttataaaaaggatacactgacaaaaaacataagataaaaggggggtacaactgcacacaattcccaccaccagaactccatatcctctcccctcccctgatagctttcctatactttatccctcttaaGCTCTACTCCATTAGAAACTTTCAAGTCTATAATGTAATCTGATTAACAATAGTCACTACACTATTCATTAGATCCCCAGAAAGTATTCACCTTATTACTGGAAACTCATACCCTTTATAATCACCacaatttcccccacccccacctccacccccagttCATGGTAACCACTAATCTAACTCAGGTTTCAATGAGCTCTTTTCAAACATTTCtgtagaggggacagagagataacatgatgactatgcaaaaagactttcatgcctgaggctctgaagtcccaagttcagtcccccacattatcacaagccagaactgagcagtcctctggggggggggggggaaataaaatCCATAGAAGCCTGCAAGATACCTACCTTCTAGTACTTTCAAACACATCACAATGTCTCCTGCCTCAGGGGAGAGATGATTTCAACCATCTCACATCCCAACATCAATACTTTGGGAGGTACCGTGTTCAAGACACAGATTGATGAATATAATCAACTGCCCCAGATAATAATTATCTCAAGGAATTCCCTCCCTAGAGACAATGACAACAGTCTAGATGACTTCTAGAGACTAAAGGAAGCCAGAATCAGGCAGCGCCCCCTAGTGGTTCTGTCTGTGCCTTTAACATGTCACAAGGGAGGGTGTCTTGGTGGAACCAACTATCTAGAGCAAACACATCTGTGTCCAGACTGGGCACATACTTCACCCCTCCACAAGTCAAGTTACATgcagtgataaaaaaaattagttttgaaTTGAAATTAGTTTATTTCTGAGGTTCAGGTGGTGAtgtatttggttgagtgcacatgttacaatgtgcaaggaccctagtttgagcccctggtccccacctgcaggaggaaagctttttgagtggtaaagcggtgctgcaggtgtctctctgtctctttccctctgtctccctcatccttcttgatctctggctgtctctatccaataaataaaaataattttaaaaatcagtttatttCTGGGATGCAATTGTTTTCCCGTCTTCTGAAGCTGTGAAATTTTAAGATCAGGTCTCAATAAGATTCCAAATATATTATGTACAAAACAATGAGGGAAAATACCTCAATAATACAGTTCCAAATTCAATGAAGAAAAGATATATCTCTCTGAAACCAACTGGgtcacaaaataaaaatttaaacatcATAAGTTCCATTTTTTAGATACATATAGAAATCATGTGATTATAACCTTGAGTCAGACTTTCTATGAAAGTCTACAAAGTGCAGTGACTGGAACTATACTGAAAGAGGGTGCTGACACAGTCCCATCGTGACAGGTCATGAGCAGAAGTGGCAAAGCATGACATCTCCAAAACACACAATATACACAGAGGAGCAAAATCAGGGACACTCACTTTATAACCAGGGCCACCAGAGGTGTAATGCACACTTAAGAAAAGGAGAACTGAGCCCCTAGAGTAGAAAAACATGATTAAAGACAGtgcttcttaaaaaataataattatcataAAGGAAATTAGGTAGGCAGTGGCATATCCAGCACAGCACACCTGCTACAATTCAAAATGAACTGGGGCCTAGCCCTtgttccacacctgcaagggggatgtttTATAAGGAAGtgagacagtgttgcaggtgtctctctttctctctctctatctccacttccctctcaatttctctgtctctatttaaaaattaactaattaattttaaataaaaaaactttctgaCCAGGCTGAGGTAGGAGGAGTTGTTGTTCAATGGGTGTAAAATTTCACTTTTgcacaaaaagaaaagagttctAGAGACTGCTTGCACAGCAATGTGAATAAGCTTAATGCTATCAACTGTCTGTTTTAAATAGTTTAGATTACAAATTGTACTTAGTGTGTATTTTACCACAATTAGAaattaaaggggaaaaaggaaattaaagggGACTCAGTGAGGAAAAATCTTAGGCTACCTGAGACTTCAATATCAAAAGACAGAAGTCCCTAGAAAGCCCTTCAGGAGAGAAAAGTGAGATCCAAGCTTTCTACTTAAACTATTTTAACAGGCTAAAGATAATACAACTATTTTCAAACATGAAAAAActcatgtaattttatttttatgaatacttaaaaaattagaTGACAAACTCTAGCAGgtcaaaatatgaaaataaaaataaggtgtgggactgggtggcggcacacctggttgagtgcatgtgttgcgatgttcaaggacccaggtttgagcccctggtccccacctgccagggaaaagctttgcaagtgttaaagcagtattataggtgtctctctctctctctctctccctctctatcacctctttgcctcttgatttctggctgtctctatcccataagtaaaaataattttaaaataaatttaaaataaggtgttacatgaacttgaaaagaaaagTGTTAATCCATACCTAAGACCTTGAGAGAATGACAGTGGTTGGGGAGGTGGGCTTCAAACTTGCAAATCTTCACTTTAATACTGAGTGATATCCCCAGACTTCAAATATATTTAATCattgctgaggcttcactgctctgggatgacacTTTCACATAGAAatgggacacagagaaagagagggagaaacatcacagcactaagattctcaccccctccccagtactatagaactcaaatctgggtctctCACAAGGCAATGAAGgccccttcccaggtgagctatctccgtAATCGTCAGCTTTTGAAACATGATATGGTCATTCATACAACAGTGGTAATAAAAGGACACTTACGCACTTGCCACACTTAGTTATACAGTTGGCCAGAAGGAATCGAAGGAAAGACTTGGCTTTGCCCAAGATGTTCTGAACAGGCTTTCCAAGACTTGTCCCTTTGGAATATGGGTTATTTTGAGCTGAGGTCAAGGGAGGCCTTGCACGTTCACAGGATACTTTGTACCGCTCCCTAAAGTACCTAGGCAAGTGAAAATTGACGGTGTTACCCAGAATTAGGGTTTTTAACAGAAATAACCTTTCTCTTGAATAAACTTAACTTATATGGCAAAACAAACACATAATTACAAGAGTTTCTTGTCTTTGTCGTCCACTCATCTTGAAGGCTTGGGCCTCATCCTATCCTTAGCTCAGGTTGTGTGTGCCCTCATCATACCAAACACACACATGCTGACTTGAGTACGTACATAACTAAACTTGTTCTTTGTTCTTACTACTCCATCTGAGATTAACTTGATTGCTCAACCAGTTCTTGAAGAACCCAGAAGGCTGGAGGCTGGTGGGATATGGAGGGGAgcatttcctctctttctccctacacAATTAAAATGGTCCTATTATTTTGCTAAAAGGCTGGTTCCAGCAAGGACATGTGCTGCAATTCTTGTTAAGAATATAGAAGGAAGATTTCTCTAGAGTGACTTCCTAGAAAGGCTTTTCTTGATCTTAAAAAGTGGCACAGGAGGAAAGGCCTGTTTTGCCTCTGGATATTGTAAGACTGTGACAGCTGAAGTTGTGGCAGCCATCTTTCTTGCTAAAGACAGGTTGCCAGAGACAAAactcttacttttttattttaatttctttattggggaattaatgttttacatttgacagtaaatacaatactttgtatatgcattacatttcccagttttctatataacaatacaacccccactagattctCTGTCATCCAGCAAAGAAATTCTGTGTGAAAATTACACATATAATTACCAAGACTGCAACACTATCCTACATGTTTTCAaggtatattttatttgtttctttattttttaacttctttattgggaaattaatgctttacattcgacagtaaatacaatattttgtacatgtataacatttctcagtttttcatataacaatactacccccactaggtcctctgtcatccttcttggacctgtattctcctcacacTCATCcctcagccaccccagagtctttaactttggtgcaatacaccaattatgGCTAAGTAGTATCCCACAACGTgcgcagccactcatctgttgttggacacctgggttgcttccaggttttaggtattacagattgtgctgccaagaacatacatgtacacagatctttttggatgggagtgttgggtttcttaagatatatccccaggagaggaattgcgggatcatagggcaggtccatttctagccttctgagagttctccagactgttctccacagaggttggaccaatttacattcccaccagcagtgcaggagggttcctttgaccccacaacctctccagcatttgctgctgttaccttttctgatgtctgacattctcacaggagtgaaatggtatctcattgttgtcttgatttgcatttctctgacaatcaaagacttggagcaatttttcatgtgtttctcagccttttggatctcttctgtggtgaatattctgtccatgtccaaccccccccccttttggatggggttatttattgtcttgttgttgagatttgcaagttctttatatattctggttattagcctcttgtctgatgtatggcatgtaaagatcttcacccattctgtgaggggtctctttgtttgggtagtagtttctttagctgtgcagaagctttttaatttaatgtagtcccataggtttatgcttgccttagtcttctttgtaattggattcgtttcactgaagatgtctttaaaatttatgtggaaaagagttctgccaatattttcctctaagtatctgatactttctggtctaacatccaagtccttgatctacttggaatttacctttgtatctggtgaaatatagtggttcagtttcactcttcagcatgtttcaacccattttttccaacaccgtttgttgaagacactctcaattcttttccactgctcagtgtgtctattcatgttccagtaccaagcagttctgatgacaatgaccctataatacaatttgagatctgggagtgtgatgcctccagttctgttctttcttctcaagattgttttgacaattctaggtcttttctggttccagataaacacttatagcatttgttctattctcctaaaaaatgtgtttaggatcttgatggggatagcaataaatttgtatatggctctgagtagtttattcattttgatgatgttaattctcccaacccatgaacagggaatatttttccacttctttgtgtcttttttaatttccttaagtagtgactcacaattttcagtatacaagtctttcacttctttggttaggtttactcctagatattttattgtttttgttgctataataaaaggaactgGTTTCTGGATGTcaccttcttctaacttagtgtttggctccttctcttccaatctgtatgcctttaattcctagctcctgcctgattgctatggcaagagcttccaacactatgttgaatagtaatggtgatagtgggcagccctgtctagtatctgatctgaggggaaatgcttccagttttttcaccattgagtatgatattggctgtaggtttgctatatatagactccactatcttcaggaatgtttcatctattcccattttttctagtgttttgatcataaagggatgctgtattttgtcaaaggctttttctgcatctattgatatgaccatgtggtttttggtcttgcttttgttgatgtggtggatcacgttgactgatttacaaatattaaaccaaacttgcatgcctgggataaacaccatttggtcacgatgaacaatctttttaatgtactgctgtatccggttggctagaattttgttcaatattttcacatctatgttcatcagagatattggttgtaGTTTTCtaattttggttgtgtccctgtctgcttttggtatcaaagtgatattggcttcatagaagctggaagggagaatTCCAGcatcttcaatcttgtggaagacttttaaaagtagaggtattagttct
This portion of the Erinaceus europaeus chromosome 7, mEriEur2.1, whole genome shotgun sequence genome encodes:
- the LOC132539353 gene encoding fibrous sheath CABYR-binding protein-like codes for the protein MRFTALLFLAAVAGVMVCAEETAPAPAEAPAPDAPVQDTPAEQAPASEAPSQDTPAEQAPASEAPSQDTPAEQAPASEAPSQDTPAEQAPASEAPSQDTPAEQSPASDAPVQDSPAEQAPASEAPSQDTPAEQSPASEASSQDTPAEQAPASEAPSQDTPAEQAPASEAPSQDTPAEQAPASEASSQESAEETLEEKKNFIEKVGSIFKDNIEKLKDAKAKIEEHIKEKHEANKEKFKGSIIKDETAKLKDTNE